One window of the Betaproteobacteria bacterium genome contains the following:
- a CDS encoding FHA domain-containing protein, with amino-acid sequence MAKLILSMDGLVLKEISLNKERVTIGRKPHNDIQIDNLAISGEHAAIVTILNDSFLEDLNSTNGTLVNGQPVKKHFLRNNDVVELGKYKLKYVSEQPAAGGGGADFEKTMLIRPNVLKNAPEAPKPAEAAAMAKASESQPAGLQAPVVPGPTPAAIAAGAATPTTAAPTAAIQLLTGANAGKELELTKTLTTLGKPGVQVAVIARRPHGFFITHVEGAQFPIVNGNVLDSQAHQLADHDVIEIAGIKMEFFFKT; translated from the coding sequence ATGGCAAAACTGATCCTTTCGATGGACGGACTGGTGCTCAAGGAAATCTCGCTCAACAAGGAGCGGGTGACGATAGGGCGCAAGCCGCACAACGACATCCAGATCGACAATCTGGCCATTTCGGGCGAGCACGCGGCCATCGTCACCATCCTCAACGACTCGTTTCTAGAGGATCTGAACAGTACCAACGGCACCCTGGTCAACGGCCAGCCGGTCAAGAAGCATTTCCTGCGTAACAACGACGTGGTCGAACTGGGCAAGTACAAGCTCAAGTACGTCAGCGAACAGCCCGCGGCCGGAGGCGGTGGGGCGGATTTCGAAAAGACCATGCTCATCCGGCCCAACGTGTTGAAGAATGCACCGGAAGCCCCCAAGCCCGCCGAGGCCGCGGCCATGGCGAAGGCCAGCGAAAGCCAGCCGGCGGGCCTCCAGGCCCCGGTGGTGCCGGGGCCCACACCGGCCGCCATTGCCGCAGGAGCGGCGACGCCCACCACCGCGGCGCCCACGGCAGCGATACAGCTCCTGACCGGTGCCAACGCCGGCAAGGAACTCGAATTGACCAAGACCCTCACCACCCTCGGGAAACCGGGAGTTCAGGTGGCGGTCATCGCCCGTCGCCCCCACGGCTTTTTCATCACCCATGTCGAAGGCGCCCAGTTCCCCATCGTCAACGGCAATGTTCTCGATTCCCAGGCCCATCAGTTGGCGGATCACGACGTGATCGAGATCGCCGGTATCAAGATGGAGTTCTTTTTCAAGACCTGA